Part of the Anopheles coluzzii chromosome 3, AcolN3, whole genome shotgun sequence genome is shown below.
aatatttttttgcatGCCCTTTGTTCCGGATGACAGCTCGCATCCTTTTAGGCATGGATTCCACCAAACTTTTATAAGTCGATGGCGGAATGCTGTACCAAGCATTCTCTATATGCTTCCACAGTTTCTCTTTAGTTCGAGAACCTGCCGGTAGAAGCTTAGCTTTAACAATCATTCATGACGTCAATGTTTTGATcaacaaaccattttttaaccGCTTTTGCAGTATGTTTTGGATCGTTGTCATGCATGAATTGCCATTTCAATGGCATCTCCCACTCTGCATGAGGCAACATGACAGTTTGGATGATGTTTAAGTATCGGTGTTGGTCCATGATATCTTTTATCCAAAAGATAGGACCGATACCGTACCAAGAGAAACATGCCCAAACCATTATGTTGCCTCCACCGTGCTTCACGGTTTTTAAAGTGTACTGTGGCCGGTAGGCGGTATTCTTTGGACAACGCACAAAGCGTCTCCCATCCGAACCTACCAAGTTCACTTTGGACTCGTCCGACCACAGTATATTTCGCCACTTGTTCAGGTTTTCACCTGCCCAGTCGTAGTGCTCTCGAGCAAACTGCAACCGGGCTTGAACGTGGCACCGTCGAAGCAACGGAACTTTGCGGAAATTCCGGCCGGCCAAGTTGGGAGTACCCAGCAGCGGAAAAACGTTTGATATCTAAACGCTGTTGTTGTGAGGAGTGTGCACTACGACCCATCGTTGGAATTTCTTCAATCAAGCGCTTGAAGTAGTGCACCCAAAAATACACGAGCTAATCGATCGAGTGAAGTGTTCTAGGCAACGGCTTAGAACACAGTGTAAGCGATCCAGAGCTGTGACGCGCTTTTATACCCATAGACGAAGGTACTCACCACTATTTCGTCTCTCAGTGCAAAGGGAGCTCAAAACCCTCAAGCGAGTGCCGTAATATTCTCGCATTAGTAAATTAGAGTATGTTAATTAAAGACACAGCGAATTGCCATTGCGCTAAGCGtttctacaaaaaaatgtatacgCATTAGTTCACTAATTTAAGTTAAGTTATTCGACAACTCAATAAcatcaaaaactgttttttaataataataaatgataattattttaaaattttctgaaCTGGTCCTATTATTTTGGCGCATGAtttttgggttatttttacatttcttatcataacttttttgtttcttaactTTTAACcaaactttaaaaacattcTTAAAGTAAACATTCTAAAAGTGCTTTCATGAAAGTTTGGTTAACATTGATTCACTTTAAGTCATGAAATATGAtaagtaaataataaattgataaGTGGTCCTATTGATTTGTCCGACActgtacctagtttttgtcgTACCTATGACATTAACTTATCTTCTGTTGTATCAGGAGAGAGACGTGAGACAAACATCCAAAATCGGCGCTGTGCTGGGTAAGGTACCGTTCTCAGTGCAGTTCCTGATTGTACCATGCCTTGTTGGAGGGACAGGTGGAGGCTATGGGTTGGGGGTGAGCGGTCAACCAATCTCCGCTTAGGTGCACTTGCTAATTGATGTTCATCTGTGGTGTGATCAGTGCGTTCATGTCGTGGTGTATTTGATGAATTTACAGTGGCATATGAAGGTATTAGTGATGGTGCAGTATAAGTGGGTGTTGGTGCTAAGGACACAGCTCGTGCATCTGCTAGTTGTTGACGTAGAGACACTAATACATCGTTCTTGTGTGTTTCTAACATTGTCGAGAGTTGTTGATCGAGATGCCctaaaacatctttctttataTCGGCTATTGCAGTGTTGATTATGGATTCATTAACTGACTTACTATCTTGAcgattttgtttacattgacCGCAGAACCAGGATAGGGGTGTAGCTGAGCGTTTCAGCTCCTTGATACAGGTGTTGTTGATACCCAGACAGCCGCAATGATAAATGCCCTTACAAATACCATCACACACGTAGTGCTCTGTTTTGCCAATATCGATATTACAAACAGGACACACGGCAGACATGTTGATATGGGTGAATTTTGGCTTGTTGGCAAAATACGTAATTATAAATGCAGCCAGAACAGGTTTATATTAATGGTGATAAACAAACTGCTGTTAACACGGATCCACACACTACACAGCAACCGATCACACACAACTTAGCGAGTAATGGACTCAAAACAACCGTTTATCACAAATGTAAACACGGAGCGTCAAAATGAGCGTCTGCTTCCAGTGATGTCCAGTGTCGAATTTTCATAGATGGCGGGGATTAGGAGGTGAATGATTGTCGCAAATGCTGGGcgcccgccatgcaattgacagcgatttgcgagggcgtgCGAGGGCTCGCatgccatacaagttcaccgccccagagccctcgcattaaagagtttgcgagccttggtagttttttcacacctagttttagcagttataattatagcacctcgagagcaggtataacagtgcgatttgtagcatactaaacacctgaattttgacattttagtTTGCAAATATCCACAAAATTAGAACTAGTGATCTTTTCGATGAATAccaccgaaaaaaaatataatttatgagCAAAAATCAAAGATTATTTCATATACTATAAGAtatcgagcagatgataccacacgcaaccctcgcaatgtttaaCGGGTTGCCGAAatttcggtttgttttgacgttttcgTTTAACCGAGATTTTCGGTTGTGCTTAATagggacgtcacacgaagcgtaaactttggcgtaaattTGGAATTTGATCAAAACATCtgtcaaaaagtttacgcttcgtgtgacggcGTTTTTGGTCGGTCAATAGCGCTGATGCGTAAACTTGCTGTCAAATCGTTGTTACCGGCGGATTGTTGATGTGGATGccattgtgtgttgtgttgatattttataaaaacgtCGAAGAAAgtttaatataataaaatggaCTCACTACTAATGAACAAATCGTGGCTCTCTGCAGTTGAAAAAGTGTTAGAGGCTTCTGAAGCTAGGGAAGCCGGTCGCCGGCCAGCAAATCGCCGTTGCTATTGGGTTCAACCGTTGTTTATGGAGCGCCGGCAAATTGGAAACGATGTGCTAAAGCATGTATCTGCCGAACGTACAGGTGCGATGCTGCTGAAATTCCTTCGCATGAATAGGCAAGATTTCGACTTTTTGGTGGGGCTTGTTCGTCCTATGATCGAGCGCATGGATACAAACATGCGGGAAGCGATTACTACCCAGGAAAGGGTATTAATCGCGTTGCGTTATATGGCAACTGGCGAAACGTTTACAGGCCTGCAGTATATGTTTCGTGTAAGTGAAGTTCAGCATTGCTAGAGCAAGAAATATTAAATGATCCTTATTACAGGTGTCTCGTCCATGCATTGCCCAAATAGTAATGGAAGTGTGTAAATGCATTCGAGAGGCTCTACGTGACTATGTTAAGGTAAGACCAGGAGTATTATGATTGTTTACTtaactcattttttttattcaggagggacggctttgccgtattgcttaatagTTAACTCATTAATATTACTACATTTTATTCATGTTTTTGTAGTTGAtgatatatttaaaattttaactcacttacttacttatccggcgctacaaccgctttgcggccttggcctgcctcaggactGTCCGAAACCTCTCACAGTCTCGAGCCCCTCGtttgccagtccgttatcccgggaTTATATAACATTGATTGAAATTCGTTTTATACcaaaattcacaaaatttatttctCCTACATTTCTTCACTGGCCCGAGCAGCCATCAccgattcttcttcttcaagcAGGAGTCGCAAAATTTTGGAGGTTACCCGATCCTGCTCCTGAGGGGTAAACCTCCGCAAAAAATCAGCCACCATACGGCCGAACGTGTTCTCTCTGCTATTTGCGGCAGCAAGAGTCTCCTCCATCAGCCGGTTGACGCTTCCTATGAGGACCTCGTCCAGCTCATTATCCCGCTTTCTTTTCCTTGGGTTGACCGGGGTGGAATTTGAGGGACCAGGAAGTgatgaggagggaccagggagtgatgaggagggaccagggagtgatgaggagggaccagggagtattgaggagggaccagggagtgatgaggagggaccagggagcgatgaggagggaccaggaagtgatgaggagggaccagggagtgatgaggagggaccagggagcgatgaggagggaccaggaagtgatgaggagggaccagggagtgatgaggagggaccagggagtgatgaggagggaccaggGACAGGGATGGAAGGCTCATATTCATGATCGAAATGGATGATTTCAACATCATCCATTCCGACCAGGAAATAATCATCTTCCGGGGAAGATTGAAATTGGAGTGGGGATGGGAGTGAGGTTGGAAGTGGGGCTGGAAGTGGGGCTGGAAGTGGGGCTGGAAGTGGGGCTGGAAGTGGGGCTGGAAGTGGGGCTGGAAATGGGGCTGGAGGCTGTGGAACAGTTATctgaaaaaaaatcgaaaaaaaggaTTGAATAGTTCTGTTAGAAAAACATAACTTTTCACCTATGAATACTATAATACCACtacaaaatgaaaagaatatATTGATTATTTGATGATATTTAAGACaagttttcttcctttttaatTACAGACGCCGTGTTCGCGACATGAATGGCTCGATATTTCTGAGCAATTTGAACGACGCTGGAACTTTCCACATGCAATTGGTGCCATCGACGGCAAACATGTCCGTATTCGAAAACCCAATCACGGCGgctctgaatattttaattacaagGGTTTTAATAGCATTGTGTTAATGGATGTAGTTGATGCTAACTACAATTTCCTGTGTGCTGATGCTGGAGGCAAAGGAGGCATTTCTGACGgtggaatttttaaaaacactcGATTATATCAAAAATTCGAGAACAAACAGTTGAATATTCCGGAGCCGAAGCCATTGCGTGTGCCGTATGCAATAGACGTTCCGTATTTTATACTCGGCGATCAGGCGTTTGCATTTACGGATTATTGTATCCGTCCATTTCCTGGGACACATGCATCGGGCAGCATTGAACGCGTGTTCAATTATCGTCATTCTCGTGGCCGTACGGTTGCCGAAAATGCTTTAGGCCACATATCCAATCGGTTCTGGATATACCAAACCCCAATTCAACTTCAACCAGAAAAAGCTACTGAAGTTGTACTAACTACAatttatttgcataattttctcTGCAAAAGATCGTCAAGAACTTTGTATGCTCCTGCAACGGCATTTGATAGAGTTGTTGACGGGAGGCTTGTGGCAGGTGATTGGAGGAGTAATGACACGTTGGCTCCTTTAGAGTATTTTTCATCCCGGCCTTCTAATACACTGAGAGATATACGTATTCACATGGCCAAGGACTTCGTGAACAACAATCGTTTAAgataataaaacaagaaacaaaacagataATTATCCCCATTTGGTCTTGGAaagaaatgaatttgtttttctttgtttcccTTCTTCATCAGATACTGGTCATGTTGCGTTTTCTATCTGAAGGGGTTAAAGATCGAAAAAACTTGAGttcttttaaaatggtttgtttCATAACTACTACTCGCTTTTAGTGATTATGTAGGACAACTTACAGTATTCAAGAATCAACGGCGATTAGATCTCCACTCCGCGTGTCACTGTTGCCAGTATTTCTGTTGCGCTGCATGTTAGGCCACAAATACAGCATGAGCATCTCTGCGTTACCGCGGTAGCGCGTTcgaatgacatttcatttctatggCTGGATTGTTATACGCGTTTCCGCGGGCGCGAAAACGCAAGTCGTATATTAGCGGCCTTAGATAACTTTAATTGCTCGTTGCATTACTACAAATGGTATGGAGTAGTGGCGGGGTAGTTCTAGccaaactcgctgcacccaTTTTTCGGATTTGAATCCATTTACCATTCACTTACGCATTTGAACCAGAACAGCTTCGTGTTGCTATGGCATCGACCCTTTAGATGCGCGTCGTCCCGCATATAACGTTTGTGATATTATCTTTGAGCAAGTTATGTTTTAGCAATACAtttatattgatttttgttataCGAACTATATAGTTCGATTGTCGTGGTAAtggtttattattatattcatCCCTGACAACTCAAAAACCTGGATAATCATATGATATGTGGTTTTCGTTTAACTTGTTTTATATATGTAACCTATAATTTGAGTCATCAGTAATGTTCTTGCGTACAGGAGTTATCaaagtttattttatgttatagcCTAAACTAGAGCATGTGCTCTTTCCACCACCTCACTGTATTTAAAACGAATAAATGATAAactataaattaaaattagtaAATTATTAGTATATTAGACCTCTGTTAGTTCCGAACTACCTCTAATGGACTCGATTATTAAACCTTTTTTGATTTATCCATACCAGGATATTCATTTTGCATATAGAAGGCTCTGGCCGTACGAAACCTGATCCTTTATACGTTCATCATTTCAATTAAGCTCTCTATCAGCTATTCGGAAAAGCTTTTACTGCTATAATCATTTGCTCAACTGTTTCACATTAATTAGGTGCTAAATTAATTCtaagtttcttcttcttcttctttcttcttctttggcttaacaaccgttgtcggtcaaggcctgcctgtacccacttgcgggcttggctttcagtgactaattgaatcccccccatagcaggatagtcaatcgtacgtatggcggcacggtctatttgaggattgaacccatgacgggcatgttgtttatgtcgtacgagttgacgactgaactacgagaccggcttcttcttctacttggcgtaaacgtcctacgcggaaaTGCCGCGGGATCACCTCAATATTCTTATAGTTTATAATCttataaaaaaatctaattttaaagtattaaaagcaattaattaaagttaatattgaacattaaacattaaccAATAAACATTAATACTAAATTAAACATACATATACTTAAACCAAACATATATTATACATACGGTATCCTGATGGTTCGCATCCTCCATCGTGTCCTCGACGAACGCCATGGCTTCATAGGCAAACCATCTTGGCACGTACACCTCCGATGCGcctaaaagaaaaagaaaatataaataatataaataatatatctTTTAATCCTTAATTAATCATCAATTTACCTGCCCCACTATGCTTTGACTTTTTTACTTTACTCCTGTACGTCCTATAGGAGTTGAGGAGGTTTTTCCACACTGCTTTAGCTTCAGCAGTTGGAAGCCCTACCTCACTACCTATAGCCGTCCACCCATCATTTTGGACGTTTCGATTTTTATAGCTGTCCAACTTTTTATTCCATAAAGATGGACGCTTACTTACTGCCTCTATCACGGCACGGCTTTGCTCGATAtccttaaaaaatatataaatgtatacATATCACttatacaaaaataataaacgtgTGGGTGTTGGACCGAATATGTAAATACAGTATAGTGAGATATCTAGCTACTTTTATAAATAAGTACCTGTTTTGCGTAGTTCcggactgttttttttgtgttttccattgctaaaatt
Proteins encoded:
- the LOC125907253 gene encoding putative nuclease HARBI1, which codes for MDSLLMNKSWLSAVEKVLEASEAREAGRRPANRRCYWVQPLFMERRQIGNDVLKHVSAERTGAMLLKFLRMNRQDFDFLVGLVRPMIERMDTNMREAITTQERVLIALRYMATGETFTGLQYMFRVSRPCIAQIVMEVCKCIREALRDYVKTPCSRHEWLDISEQFERRWNFPHAIGAIDGKHVRIRKPNHGGSEYFNYKGFNSIVLMDVVDANYNFLCADAGGKGGISDGGIFKNTRLYQKFENKQLNIPEPKPLRVPYAIDVPYFILGDQAFAFTDYCIRPFPGTHASGSIERVFNYRHSRGRTVAENALGHISNRFWIYQTPIQLQPEKATEVVLTTIYLHNFLCKRSSRTLYAPATAFDRVVDGRLVAGDWRSNDTLAPLEYFSSRPSNTLRDIRIHMAKDFVNNNRLR